Proteins encoded together in one Chitinophaga varians window:
- a CDS encoding 2TM domain-containing protein, with product METTQQRDERLWRIAKARAGFKCHLIIYLVINMGLWAVWLLSDRDMPGSAPWPLGPALGWGVALTLQYFNTYHKGSFDDTLKRI from the coding sequence ATGGAAACTACCCAGCAAAGAGATGAACGTCTCTGGCGCATTGCAAAAGCCAGGGCTGGCTTCAAATGTCACCTTATCATTTATCTGGTGATTAATATGGGACTGTGGGCTGTGTGGTTACTTTCCGACCGGGACATGCCCGGAAGCGCACCCTGGCCACTGGGACCTGCGCTGGGATGGGGCGTCGCACTTACCCTTCAATACTTCAATACTTATCATAAAGGCTCTTTCGACGATACGCTGAAAAGAATATAA
- a CDS encoding YceI family protein has product MKSIVLFLLLSGILVACEQAPKADKAAASNPQAVKVGTGNAYLADTATSLIEWIGTKPTGKHHGTLRLAGGAVYVKDTLITGAQLVINMHTLQNIDLAGDSAMKNKLERELKGSSFFDVDKFPTATFEMTGINSYYPAVGEEVELKDATHVISGNLTLKGVVKNISFPARVTIDSHHLTAVANFNIDRTLWGINYRADKSLQDKLINSQVNIGFHISASR; this is encoded by the coding sequence ATGAAAAGTATTGTATTGTTTCTTTTACTGTCCGGTATACTGGTGGCCTGTGAGCAGGCTCCCAAAGCCGACAAGGCTGCCGCCAGCAATCCACAGGCCGTGAAAGTAGGCACTGGTAACGCTTACCTGGCGGACACCGCGACCTCTCTGATAGAATGGATAGGTACCAAACCTACCGGCAAACACCACGGCACCCTCCGGCTTGCCGGCGGGGCCGTCTATGTAAAAGATACCCTCATCACCGGCGCCCAGTTGGTGATCAATATGCACACCCTGCAGAATATAGACCTCGCCGGTGACAGCGCCATGAAAAACAAACTGGAAAGGGAACTGAAAGGCAGTTCTTTTTTCGATGTTGACAAATTTCCCACCGCCACTTTTGAAATGACCGGTATCAATTCCTACTACCCGGCAGTAGGTGAAGAAGTGGAGCTAAAAGACGCCACCCACGTTATTTCCGGCAACCTGACGCTTAAAGGCGTCGTAAAAAACATCTCCTTTCCTGCGCGTGTTACTATAGACAGTCATCATCTTACCGCTGTCGCCAATTTTAATATCGATCGTACCCTATGGGGAATTAACTACCGTGCAGACAAATCTTTACAGGACAAACTGATCAATTCACAGGTGAACATCGGGTTTCATATCAGCGCATCGAGATAG